The Thermoanaerobaculia bacterium genome has a window encoding:
- a CDS encoding peptidase S10, which yields MISRLSRIGAAAFAAAVLAVLPVRAEQPPAEPSSEAKPPAKEAPAPPIPPAPKPAVTHHRITLGAKTIPYTATAGTIDLKDAKGETIARMFSVAYTAEGPDAKARPVTFAFNGGPGSSSLWLHMGSFGPVRVETSDARPTPPPPYRIVENSRSLLDRTDLVFIDAVGTGFSRIVGKGEPRNFYGTDADVEAFAQFIERWVSANGRWNSPRYLLGESYGTTRGAALLAHLERAGMAFNGAIFVSSYLNAWDDFSGPSFSNDLPYELYLPTMAATAWYHKKLDPAPPALPAFLDEVRAFALGEYAQALAKGNHLAEPERAAVAAKLHRYTGLSEAFLRNANLRIDPGRFAKELLRGERRTVGRLDARFEGIDHDAAGEFPEYDAANNAFGSAFTAALNAYLRDTLGYQTGDLYKPTNYAEVGKDWDDRHRVGGNRAPMPDVAEDLRQAMTINPNLRIFSANGYFDFATPFFETEYTVAHMGLDPKLEKNISFGYYESGHMIYLHEPALDALRADLAKFYDGR from the coding sequence ATGATCTCCCGGCTCTCCCGAATCGGCGCGGCGGCGTTCGCCGCGGCCGTTCTCGCCGTCCTTCCCGTGCGGGCCGAGCAGCCCCCGGCGGAGCCCTCGTCGGAGGCGAAGCCCCCGGCGAAGGAAGCGCCGGCGCCGCCCATTCCGCCCGCTCCGAAACCGGCGGTCACGCATCACCGGATCACGCTCGGCGCAAAGACGATCCCGTATACCGCGACGGCCGGCACGATCGACCTGAAGGACGCCAAGGGAGAGACGATCGCGAGGATGTTCTCGGTCGCGTACACGGCCGAAGGGCCCGACGCGAAGGCGCGCCCGGTGACGTTCGCGTTCAACGGAGGGCCCGGGTCCTCGAGCCTGTGGCTCCACATGGGGTCGTTCGGCCCCGTCCGGGTCGAGACGTCGGACGCGCGGCCCACTCCTCCTCCGCCGTACCGGATCGTCGAGAACTCGCGCAGCCTCCTGGACCGCACGGACCTCGTCTTCATCGACGCGGTCGGGACCGGTTTCTCGCGGATCGTCGGGAAGGGAGAACCCAGGAACTTCTACGGGACCGACGCGGACGTGGAGGCTTTCGCGCAATTCATCGAGCGATGGGTGAGCGCCAACGGACGATGGAATTCGCCGAGGTATCTCCTCGGAGAGTCCTACGGAACGACGCGCGGCGCGGCGCTCCTCGCCCACCTCGAGCGCGCGGGGATGGCCTTCAACGGCGCGATCTTCGTCTCGTCCTACCTGAACGCGTGGGACGACTTCAGCGGCCCGTCGTTTTCGAACGACCTCCCGTACGAGCTCTATCTCCCGACGATGGCGGCGACGGCGTGGTACCACAAGAAGCTCGACCCGGCGCCGCCGGCGCTGCCGGCGTTCCTGGACGAGGTCCGCGCGTTCGCGCTCGGCGAGTACGCGCAGGCCCTCGCGAAGGGGAACCACCTGGCGGAGCCGGAGCGCGCGGCCGTGGCGGCGAAGCTCCACCGCTACACGGGACTCTCCGAGGCGTTCCTCCGGAACGCGAACCTCCGGATCGACCCGGGCCGCTTCGCGAAGGAGCTGCTGCGGGGAGAGCGCCGCACGGTCGGACGGCTCGACGCGCGCTTCGAGGGAATCGACCACGACGCCGCCGGCGAGTTCCCGGAATACGACGCCGCCAACAACGCCTTCGGCTCCGCCTTCACGGCGGCGTTGAACGCGTATCTCCGCGACACGCTCGGCTACCAGACCGGCGACCTCTACAAGCCCACGAACTACGCGGAGGTCGGGAAGGACTGGGACGATCGGCACCGGGTCGGCGGGAACCGGGCGCCGATGCCGGACGTGGCGGAAGACCTCCGGCAGGCGATGACGATCAATCCGAACCTGCGGATCTTCTCCGCCAACGGTTACTTCGATTTCGCCACGCCGTTCTTCGAGACGGAGTACACGGTCGCGCACATGGGCCTCGACCCGAAGCTCGAGAAGAACATCTCGTTCGGGTACTACGAGTCGGGGCACATGATCTATCTCCACGAGCCCGCGCTCGACGCGCTCCGGGCGGATCTCGCGAAGTTCTACGACGGCCGATAG